In Bacillus sp. SB49, a single window of DNA contains:
- a CDS encoding NAD(P)/FAD-dependent oxidoreductase: MSKNIVILGGGYGGLLAAQNVRKYMSESEASITLINKFSTHQIITELHRLAAGNISEKAAALPLEKLLKDKSVDIKIATVESFSVDNKQIKLDDGSELTYDALVVALGSKTAYFGIPGLEENSMVLKSAEEANRIRNHVEDRIRTYAQTKDEADATILIGGGGLTGVELVGELADETPKLARKYGVNPSDIKLKLVEAMPKILPMLPDNLIQRATESLEKRGVEFLTNLPVTNVEGNVVELKDGQKIVTNTFVWTGGVQGNPLVGESGLEVNRGRATVNNYLQSTSHEDVFVAGDSAVYFKPGEERPQPPTAQIAWQMGELIGYNLYAYLNKKDFEEFSPVNSGTLASLGRKDAVASVGGNATPLKGLPASVMKEASNVRYLSHIKGLFGLAY; this comes from the coding sequence ATGTCAAAAAACATAGTCATTCTAGGCGGCGGATACGGCGGATTGCTGGCTGCTCAAAATGTCCGCAAATATATGAGTGAATCAGAAGCGTCCATCACGCTGATCAACAAATTCTCTACTCACCAAATCATTACGGAACTGCACCGTCTTGCAGCGGGTAACATCTCTGAAAAAGCAGCAGCTCTTCCACTTGAGAAACTGCTTAAAGATAAGTCTGTTGATATCAAGATCGCTACAGTAGAGTCCTTCTCTGTAGATAACAAGCAAATCAAACTGGATGATGGCTCCGAGCTTACTTACGATGCACTTGTTGTAGCACTTGGAAGTAAGACAGCTTACTTCGGTATTCCTGGTCTGGAAGAGAACAGCATGGTATTGAAGTCTGCGGAAGAAGCCAACCGTATTCGTAACCACGTAGAAGATCGTATTCGTACGTATGCGCAAACGAAGGACGAAGCTGATGCAACGATCCTTATCGGCGGCGGCGGACTTACAGGTGTTGAGCTTGTTGGTGAACTTGCTGACGAAACTCCGAAACTTGCCCGTAAATACGGTGTGAACCCGTCTGACATCAAGCTTAAGCTTGTTGAAGCTATGCCTAAGATCCTTCCGATGCTTCCGGACAACTTGATCCAGCGTGCAACGGAAAGCCTTGAGAAGCGCGGCGTGGAATTCCTGACGAACCTTCCTGTCACGAACGTAGAAGGAAACGTTGTCGAATTGAAAGATGGTCAGAAGATCGTTACAAACACATTCGTATGGACTGGTGGAGTCCAAGGGAATCCGCTTGTCGGAGAATCAGGCTTGGAAGTCAACCGCGGCCGTGCAACGGTCAACAACTACCTTCAGTCTACTTCTCACGAAGACGTATTCGTTGCCGGAGACAGCGCTGTTTACTTCAAACCGGGTGAGGAGCGTCCTCAACCGCCAACTGCCCAAATCGCTTGGCAGATGGGTGAGCTGATCGGCTACAACCTATACGCTTACTTGAACAAGAAAGACTTCGAAGAGTTCAGCCCTGTTAACTCAGGTACGCTTGCAAGTCTTGGCCGTAAAGATGCGGTAGCTTCTGTAGGTGGCAACGCAACACCACTGAAAGGACTTCCTGCTTCTGTTATGAAAGAAGCGAGTAACGTCCGCTATCTTTCCCACATCAAAGGTCTTTTCGGACTTGCTTATTAA
- a CDS encoding GrpB family protein, which translates to MKVRLTDYQKEWQTRFEAEARLLTRIFGKEIISIEHFGSTAVPGMKAKPVIDMMGLVRRIETVDGYASLLEAEGYEAAGEWGIEGRRLFRKGGDQRTHHLHFYQQDNSQIDRHLILRDYLLQHPEEVEAYSRFKEKLAAIHESTSGYSPAKKNYVAQLERRALAWRRDRE; encoded by the coding sequence TTGAAAGTGCGTCTGACCGATTATCAGAAAGAGTGGCAAACAAGATTTGAGGCAGAGGCCCGGCTGTTAACGCGGATATTCGGTAAAGAGATCATCTCCATCGAGCATTTCGGGAGTACCGCCGTTCCTGGCATGAAAGCTAAACCGGTCATCGATATGATGGGGCTTGTACGCAGGATAGAAACGGTCGATGGCTATGCATCGTTGTTGGAAGCAGAGGGATATGAAGCAGCAGGGGAATGGGGGATTGAAGGAAGAAGGCTGTTCCGGAAGGGCGGCGATCAGCGAACCCATCACCTTCATTTCTACCAGCAGGATAATTCCCAGATTGACAGACATTTAATTCTAAGAGATTACCTGCTTCAACACCCGGAGGAAGTGGAGGCGTACAGCCGGTTCAAGGAAAAACTGGCTGCCATTCATGAAAGCACGAGCGGATACAGTCCCGCAAAAAAGAATTACGTTGCGCAATTGGAAAGAAGGGCGCTTGCATGGAGGCGTGACAGGGAATAG
- a CDS encoding DUF1641 domain-containing protein, with product MSELTREQGEQKAVTQDERELLDQLSNPEVQESLTTLVKELPKLTELVTILSASYDTVQSFATDEVLKEDTAGFLSEIVEPVKTSVKDVAATAIEAKDQAEKSNEVIGLFGLLKMLKDPQAQKLFRFVNAYLKVSAERNHK from the coding sequence ATGTCAGAATTGACTAGAGAACAAGGCGAACAGAAAGCCGTCACTCAAGATGAACGTGAACTGTTGGATCAACTTTCCAATCCAGAGGTCCAGGAATCTTTGACCACTTTGGTGAAAGAACTTCCTAAGCTTACAGAATTGGTAACGATCCTTTCAGCTTCTTATGACACGGTGCAGTCTTTTGCGACAGATGAAGTGTTGAAAGAAGATACGGCAGGATTCCTTTCTGAAATCGTAGAACCTGTGAAAACTTCTGTGAAAGATGTAGCTGCTACAGCCATCGAAGCGAAGGATCAGGCAGAGAAGAGCAACGAAGTCATCGGACTATTCGGTCTTCTTAAGATGCTGAAGGATCCACAGGCTCAGAAGCTTTTCCGTTTCGTTAATGCGTACTTGAAAGTTTCAGCAGAACGTAACCACAAATAA